The following is a genomic window from Neomonachus schauinslandi chromosome 15, ASM220157v2, whole genome shotgun sequence.
CTTTGTGGGTAGGGGAGTGGTCGAACGTTTAGTGGATCCTGGACCATCTTGAAACACCCTGACCACCCAGTGGGGCTCACACATCCCCTTGACCTCTCCCAGGCCAGTCCTATGAGGTGCGGATGCTGTGCAACCCCAAGCTGAGCGATGCTACCCAGTGGGCCCAGCTGTTGAAGGTAGATGCATCCCCTTCCCGAACTGGCAAGGGCCAGGCATGACTGTCCCTCTGGGCAGGAAGCCAATGTCATCACTGTGATGTGACTGTCGAGTAGAACCCTCTGAGTCCACCTTTTAACTTGACCTTCATAGCCGCACAGTGGTAGGCAGGCATTGTTGAGGAAAGAGGCACAGAGGTTAAATATTTTCTCAAGGACACAAAATAGCGGATCTGGGATTTAGAAGTACATTTACATAGCATTATTCACATGCATGATTCCTTCTCtccaaaaaattatatatttagctCCCATGCTTTGCCAGAAACTATTCTATGAGCTAGGGATTCAACAGTAAAGAGACAGATGTGGTTCCCTTCCTCAGGGAGCTTGCATTCTACTGAGACAAACATGTAATTAAACAAGTTATATGCAATAACAAATCGATTTACCAATTGCAAATTGAAAAGTgcagcaagaaaagaaacaagtagaGTGGCTAAGAGTGGGAAAGGATTAActcccccatttcacagataaggaaactgaggctcagggtgtCTAGGTCACTTCCCCAGTTTCATAGCTAGTGAGTGGCAGGTGGGCGTCTGGACACGGACCTAGCGATCTAAGTGCTTATGACCCGTGAAGGTGGGAAGCAAGGTGGGGGCGAGGAGGGTGGGATGGTTGGCCTACCCCAGCGGTGGGAACTGGTTCCCAAATGCCCAGGCACCCTCTGACCTGTGAGCCGTGACTTCCTGTGCCTCCAGAGCGTGGTGCGTGTGGTTTTCCACGACCGGCGCCTGCAGTACACAGAGCAAGAGCAGCTGGATGGGTGGAGATGGAGCCGGCCAGGGGACCGCATCCTGGACATCGGTGAATGGGGAGGGACCAGGGACCCTTCAGGGCCGCTTTCTGGCTTGGAAGGCCACGTGGATGGCAGGGGCGGGCGGGGAGGCTGAGGCTTGCTCCCTGCTTGCCACCCCGTGCCTACAGATGTGCCACTGTCTGTGGGGCTGATAGAACCCCAGGTGCTGCCCTCACAACTCAACACAGTGGAGTTTCATTGGGACCTGACCAAGAGGACCTCCCTCTTCCTGCAGGTGAGTCTGAAGCTGGGACTGGGAGGAGGCTTGAGGTCAGATGGGAGTGGCAGGAGCCTAGGTGGGAAAGGAAGGTGAGtttgggtgggggtgagggaacAGTAAGAACAAACCGCTTCCAGAAAGCACCTTGAAGATAAAATATGGctaaatgtttattgaatctCACCACAAGGAAGAACTTGTTAAACCTTAAAGCATTGGAAGAAGCTAGAAAACTCAGGACAGAACTTAGCTTCATAAAAAGTAATGGTCTGCAATACATAGGCAAAATTAAAAGGAGACatcaaatgggaaaaatagtTGTCATATGACATATAATGCTTTATATCCTCAATATATAAAAAGTTCTCatatatcaataagaaaaagtaGATGAAAGCTcagtagaaaaataggcaaaggatatAAGCAGACAAGAAGgatacaaattaccaataaaTGTAGACAGTTCAAACTCAACCtcataaaatgttaattaaatgcatatatatatatatggcaaagacttaaaaaaagacttattggTGAAGAAGTAGTTTGAAGAAGTAGAAGGAGGCAGATGGCCTCTCTGCTGTCTGCCTGCTGCCCCCTTgcggtgtattcaataaacttctagctccttaaaaaaaaaattagaagaaattgtGCTCTCATTCTGTGGGTAGAATGGCACTTGGgcaaaatttattgaattttatgttCCTAGCATTCTACcctgtcattcctttttttttttttttaagatttatttatttatttgggggggggcggcagaggaaaagagtcccaagcagactccatgtccagcacagagcccaaagcaggacttgatctcaagaccccaagatcatgacctgagctgaaaccaagagtcaggcacctaactgactgagccacccaggtgccagccCCCCAGTGGTTCCATCTCAAGAAATTCATCCTACAGCAGTGTTCAATAAGTacatgaagatatatatatatatttaaagattttatttatttatttgacagagaaagagagagcacaagtagacagagtggcaggcagagggagagggagaagcagactcccctctgagcagagagcccgatgcgggacttgatcccggaaccctggaatcatgacctgaggcaaaggcagatgcttaacgactgagccacccaggcgctccctacATGAAGATACAGTGACCAGCCCTTCATAGCAGCGCTCTTTCTCATATTCAAAGACTTTAAACATTCAAAATGCACGTTGGAAGACAATTGACTTTTACATAAGTTTGAGTGCAGACGTACACTAGAAATTATGTAGCCATTAGAGTgaggtctaggggcgcctgggtagctcagtcgttaagcatctgccttcaggtcaggacCTGAAGcatcagctcaggtcctgatcccagggtccggggatggagccctgcatcgggctccctgctcagtgggaagcctgcttctccctctcccactcccccggcttgtgttccctctctcgctgtgtctctctctctgtcaaataaataaataaaaatctttaaataattaaaaaaaagaatgtcccaTGGGGTGAGGGGAAGAATGTCCCACgaaatatttgggatatatttatactaaaaaattgttgtttacctgaaattcaaatttaacagggCATGCCTGCATTTTAACTGGCAACTCTACCCTGGAATGGGGCATTTTGGCTTAGATAGGAGCAGGCATTGCTTTTCAGGTAGAAGATTCTAGGGAGAACTATGCAAGTGTATTGGGGGCCACGATTAGGCTGGCTCGGTGGGTCAGTGTGTTCTctgatgggggagagagagcagccaTGCAGAGAGGCTTGACATGACTCTTTAAGGGGCTCAAACATGAGGGTCAGGAACTTTGCTTCTCATCCCATAACCATGGGGAGCTACTGAAGGATTTTGAACAAGGGAAAGAACCTAATAAAGGTACGCATTAAGAAATAAACTGCAGTTGGGGATGGAAAGTTGCCGTGGTAAAAGGCTGACAGGTGACAGGCAGGTGACAGGTTTGAAGGTGGACTTGCTTGAATGTAGGTGGGACCTGGAGTCACcctgctttctctttgcttcttcttCACCTGAGGTTCACTGCATCAGCACCGAGTTCACTCCTCGGAAGAAAGGTGGGGAGAAAGGTGTCCCCTTCCGCCTCCAGATTGACACTTTCAAGCCCAGCGACAAGGACCTTCCACCTGAGCACCTGCACTCAGCGGGGTGCCTCATCAAGGTGTTCAAGGTacaggcaggcccctccccctccccctcaggaCTGTCACCCTGCTCGGCCGGCAGCCCCTTGTCTATGCACAGAGGgatggggcttgatctcttgcTTGGAGCCCCTTCTGTAGTGAGAAGGGGGCAGGTAAGGGGGGGGGCGCTCTGAGCTGCCCTTGTCCCTCGCCTGTAGCCCAAAGGAGCTGACCGCAAGCTGAAAACAGACCGGGAGAAGCTGGAGAAACAGCCCCTGCGGGAGAGACACCAGTACCAGGCACGGTGTTCGCCGAGGTGTGTGGCGGGGCGCCGCGCGCCGCAGAGCGGGTTTGGAGGAAGGATCCTCATTGCGCGTGccgggaaactgaggcctgagggCCGTGGCTGCTGCAGGACCATCACAATCCCCACTGATTCCGCCTGTTCCCTGCAAGGACAAAGCCGCACCGTGTGTTCAAGGCTCAGGCGCGAACGCCTTGCAGCCTCCCGGGCGGCCTCGCCCGCTCCCGCCATCGCCCGCCTCGCCGCGGCGCCCTCTGCCTGGAGCGTTGCCCTTCCTGCTGCCGCTTCTGGCTAGCGGCTCCTGGAAGCTTCCCCAGCTCCCCCCGCCAGCCCGGCGGGCTGGTTTACTCTCTTCCCTTGAGTGGCGTTTGGTCCACTCGTCCGGGCCTCCTAGGGCGGGGGCCAAGTGTGGCCCCGGgcggccccccccccgcccccccgccgtcAGCCCCCGCCGGACCGAGGTGAGGGAAGAGCCGCCCCTGGCCTCGGAACGTGTAGGCGGAACCTTGCGGCTTGTTTGCCCCACAGTGTTCGCCGTGGCCGGACCCCAGTGCAGGGCCCTCCTGGCCGCTCAGCCCTCTTGCTCTGACCTCTCCCCACGGCTGCAAGCCCCTGTCCCCGGAGAGGTGAGGCGCGGTGGGCCCCGCTCGGGCCTCCGGGCTGAGCGCGAAGAGAAGAGCCCCACAGCCCAGGCAtccggggaggggcagggtcgAGAGTGCGGCTGAGGGCAAGAGGCTCAGCTCTGTGGCCTTTGGGTAACccgtggggcgggggggacccCAGCAAGCTCTGCCTcccagggaagggggggtggcGCTGGGGGCTGGCTGCACTGCCGACTCTCTGCTCCCCCGcaggctctgctcctccccgccgtTCGCCTTGAACACCTTGGGGGGCAGCCCCGCTGAGGTGCGTCTTGCCTTTCCAATCCCCCCACCTGTGTCTCAAAGCCTCCTCGGGGCTTCAGCGGCCTCTCCGGAATGGGGTGGCGCTGCCCCCTGCTGGACAGAGCTTGTATGGCCGCAGATGGCCAAACTGCTGAGAGGACTGGGCGATGAGCCTGCGGGCTCTCAGACGCGGGCCCGCCAAGGGCAGGGGGCCGTGTCTCTCCTAACCCCTTGTTCTCAGTCCGTGCGCCCATGGTGACAACCTGGACTGCCCTCTTCGTGCCGCAGGATCTGAACCCTGGAGCCTCCATCCTAGAGACGCAGCAGTGGTTGCATCGGCACCAGTTCTCCAGCTACTGCCGGGTGCTGGCCAACTTCACTGGTGAGGCTGGGGTCCGGCAGGGACCTTACCTGTAGGGGGCTGAGGGCAGGACGCCTGCCTGTGGCCTGGCTTGCTGTGTGTTCTTCAGCTAACTTCTCTCTAGGACTGAGAGTTGCCAGGCACTATGCCTGCTTGGCTCTCTTCTCCTGTATCACcccatataatttatatactacCCATGCGgatggggctcagagaggttaaataacttgcccaaagacacacagctaaCAAGCAaggggcagaactgggatttgaatccaagttTGATCCCCATGTCTGGACATGCTAGGGCGATTTGTAGACTAATGTTGGGTTGTATCCCTTGCCACCCTTGACCCCAGGCCTCTTCCCCCAATCGGGCCCTGTCTGACTCTGCAGGCACTGATCTGGCTGAAGCTTACCCGCCAGGACCTTATCCAGATCTGCGGGGCTGCCGATGGGATCTGCCTTTTCAACGCTCTTAGAGCCAGGTGCCGCGCACTGCCAACCAGAAtcccccctttccctctgtaGTGGCGTTTACCAACTTGGCTAATGGTTGTGTCTCATGGCATGTTCAAGCTGGAAGGTACCTTAAAGACCACTTAGTCCCATACCCTctttttacagaggaagaaactgaggcccatggaCAGTGACCTCCCTGGGATCACAGAGCAAAGATG
Proteins encoded in this region:
- the LOC110593121 gene encoding transcription factor CP2-like protein 1 — its product is MGFLCLGAFVGQSYEVRMLCNPKLSDATQWAQLLKSVVRVVFHDRRLQYTEQEQLDGWRWSRPGDRILDIDVPLSVGLIEPQVLPSQLNTVEFHWDLTKRTSLFLQVHCISTEFTPRKKGGEKGVPFRLQIDTFKPSDKDLPPEHLHSAGCLIKVFKPKGADRKLKTDREKLEKQPLRERHQYQARCSPRLCSSPPFALNTLGGSPAEDLNPGASILETQQWLHRHQFSSYCRVLANFTGFYQEIFLDELSAVELMGKLAELLALPANQIHYLFHQGPGGVLILLSDQVVQNLKDESYFVAVVKKVQNPDGYYLVLT